The genomic stretch TTTTCGCCCGTCTCGACGAGCGTGACGCTCCACGGTTCGGCGTCGGAGCGATGGACCGTCATCCGATCGTTGCGGAGGTCGAAGGTGACGTCGGACTGGTTCAGGAAGTAGCGCGAGAAGTAATCCTTGATCACGTGGCCCTTGTAGCCGCAGCAGATCACGAAGTCGTTTATCCCGTGGGCGGAATAGATCTTCATGATGTGCCAGAGGATCGGTCGGTGGCCGACGTCGATCATGGGCTTGGGCTTGATGGCGCTCTCTTCGCTGATGCGAGTGCCGAAACCTCCGGCGAGTATGACGGATTTCATGGGATGCTGTGTGAGTCTGGGCGGGCGTATTCCCACGACGACGTCGCCGGGCCGGCCCCGCGGAAACGAGGATTGGGCTCGTGTGAGCACGCTTTCAATCGTTTACCGGAAACGGCTCCCCTAACGGCGCGTAGGAGTATCGACTAATCGGCGGTCGACGCGCCCACTCGAGCGCCGAGACGATCGGGTGTTCAAAACCAACGTCTACGGCGCAGAAGAAAGAACAGCCCTGCCGACATGCTCACGGTCGCAGCCAGCACGATCCAGTAGGCCGCACGCGACTGCAACATGGGCATGCGGTTGAAGTTCATGCCGAACCAGCCGCCGATGACGAGCAGAGGAAGCGTGACGGCCGTGAGCGCGGTGAGCACACGGATGCCTTCGTTGGCCTCGTGACTGGAGCGGTTGAGGTAGACGCGGAAGACGAGGATCATCTGTTCGGACCAAGAAACGACCATCTCTTCGATACGGACGAGCTCGTCGTTGAGGTCGCGCAAATACGGGAGCAGTTTCGGGCGGAAGAACTTGGTGCGACCCTGCGCGAGTTCGGCGGTGAGTTCGCGCTGTGGCCGGATGATTTGGCGTAAACTGGTGAGATCGCCGCGCAGCTCGATGATGCGGGCATCGAGCCGACCGCGGCCCCGGGCGAGGACGGCCTCTTCCAACTCTTCGACCTCGGTGCGAAGGGCGGCGAGCGCCGGTCGGTAGTAGTCGACGAGCAGGTCGAGCACGTTGTGGGCGAGGCGGTCCGGGCCGCGCACGAGCGTGGCGGGACTGCGACGAGCGCGTTCGCGAGCGACGTCGATCGGGCGGCTCGGTTTGCCGTGGAGCGTGACGAGGAAGTTGGTGCCGAGAATGAAATCGATCTCGATCGTGGTGAACTTCTCGGTAGGCGAGAAGTCGACCGAGTGCATGACGAGATAGAGATAATCGTCGTAGGCCTCGAGTTTGGGCAGCGGCGTGTCGAGCAGGCAGTCCTCGATCGTGAGCGGGTGCACGCCGAAGACGTCGTTGAGGACGGCTCGCGCTTCCTCGTCGGTCGGCTGCGCGAGGTCGACCCAAAGCATCACCCCGGGTTCGGCACGCAACTCCGCGAGCTCTTCCGCGGGCGCTTCGCCGACGAGTTTCGAATCGCGATAGACGATCGTGCGGATCATGCGGATGAGCGCCCGGGGTTCAGATCCAGCCGCGGCGGCGGCACCAGAAGTACATGGCCGCGGTGGCGCAAAGGGTTATGCCGCCCGCGATCGGGTAACCCCACGGCGACGCGGCCTCCGGGATGGGGAAGTTCATGCCGTACCAGGTCCCGATGACGATCGGCGGCAGCGTGATGGCCGTGAGCGCCGTGAGGACTTTGATGCCCTCGTTGGCTTCGCTGGCCGACTTGTTGAGGTAGAGGTCGAACGAAACGAGGATCTGGTCGGCGAAGGAGGCGGTCGTCTGCTCGTAGCGCAGGAGGTTGTCGCGCAGGTCTCGGAAGTACGGAAGCATGACGGCGCGGATCAGTCGCGTCTCGCCGTGTGCGAGGCGGTTGATCAAGTCGCGCTGCGGCCGGATGATCTGGCGCAGGTGGGCAACCTCGCCGCGGATGTCGAGCAGGTCGTTGATCAGCGTAGGGGACTTTTCGCCGAGGATCCGCGCTTCGATCTCTTCGATCTCGGTGCGCAGTTCGTCGATCACCGGCTTGTAGAGGTCGATGAGGTGATCGATGACCGAATGCGCGAGCCGGTCCGGGCCACGCGCGACGACTCCGGTGGAGCGTGCGATGCGATCGGCCAGCGTTTCGATCGAACGCAACGGCGCTCGGTGGAAGGTGACGAGAAAGTCTTTGCCGAGGAAGAGATCGAGCTCGGTGGTGTTGAACTTGTCCGAACGGGTGAAATCGACCGCATGAGTCACGAGGAAGAGATAGTCCTCGTAGTCCTCGATCTTCGGGAGGCTGCTGGGGACGAGGCAGTCTTCGATCGCGAGCGGGTGAAAGGCGAAGACCGACTCGAGCACGAAACGCGTCTCCTCCTCGGTGGGGTTTTCGAGATCGATCCAGAGCAGGAGCCCTTTGTCGGCACGCACGAGGCGCAGCGCCTCGAGTTCGAGATCGCGGCCGGCGAGGCGCCCTTCGCTGAAGATGAACGAGCGGATCATGCGAAGCCGTGATCGTGGCTCTCGCGAGTCGCGACGCAAGGCCCGGACGGCGCACGCGCTCGAGCACCCACGCTTCAGCGCGGGCCCGGCGAAGCCTTCGCAGACTCGGCCTCGAGAAACACCTGCACGAACGCCTCGGGCGTGTCCGCGCGCATCAAGCGCTCGCGCACCGAGCCGTCCTTGAGCAGGCGACACAACGATCCGACGACCTGAAGGTAGTCGCCCGCGCGTTGTTTGGGCGTCGCGAGCACGAAGACTAGGCGCACGGTCTGGTTGCAGTTCTCGAAATGGATTCCTTCCTTCCGCCGCCCCGCGGCCATCAGGACGGTTGTGGCGTGATCGGTGCGTGCATGCGGGAGCGCGACCTCGAAGCCGATGCACGTGGTGTCGAGTCGTTCGCGAGCGAGCAGCTCGGCGTAGAAGGCGGGGAAGTTGGTCAACTCCGGCAGGCCATCGAGCCGACGCGCGACCTCGTTGATCGCCGACGTGCGCTTCGCCGACTGGATGTCGAGCACGACACGGGACGGATCGAGCAGTTGACTGATCGGCGAAGGCATGGAGAGACGGCGGAGCGCAAAAACCGGGAGAGACGGTCGAAGACGGAAACGCGGGCGACAGCACATGCCCGCCCGCGAACTGCCGATAGACTGGCCCGCACGGAGGGTCGGCACAACGAGTTTCTGTCCATGTCGTCCGCAGCCGCGCGTTCTGCACGGGCGTTCGCGACACGGGATCAGAAGAGAGTTCGTTGTCTGCGTTCGTCGCGCCGCCGCGAGTCCGCCGTGCTGCTCGCGAGCATGTGCGCCAAGCTGTGCGGCTCCCCCGCTTCATCGTAGCCGAGTGCAACGAGCACGAGCGCGGCCGCGAGTGCGTCGAACAACGCACAATGGTAGCGCCGACGGTCGGCGGCGCAGATTTCCTCCGCGAGCTTCTCCAACGCCTCGCTCAGCCCGAGCCGCGCGACCACGTCCGCCAAAGCCGCCGTTCCCGTATCCGCACGCCACTCCTGCACGAGCCGCCCACTGTCGATCCATGGCCCCCACTCCGCCGACTCCGAGCCAGGGTGAAGAAAGTCCGGCGACAACCGCGGACACGGCCAAGTGGCACGCAACAACGCATTCTCCGTCGCCGCAAAATGCGCCGCGAGCACCCCGGTCTCGCGCAGAACCGA from Opitutales bacterium ASA1 encodes the following:
- the corA_1 gene encoding magnesium/cobalt transporter CorA, producing MIRTIVYRDSKLVGEAPAEELAELRAEPGVMLWVDLAQPTDEEARAVLNDVFGVHPLTIEDCLLDTPLPKLEAYDDYLYLVMHSVDFSPTEKFTTIEIDFILGTNFLVTLHGKPSRPIDVARERARRSPATLVRGPDRLAHNVLDLLVDYYRPALAALRTEVEELEEAVLARGRGRLDARIIELRGDLTSLRQIIRPQRELTAELAQGRTKFFRPKLLPYLRDLNDELVRIEEMVVSWSEQMILVFRVYLNRSSHEANEGIRVLTALTAVTLPLLVIGGWFGMNFNRMPMLQSRAAYWIVLAATVSMSAGLFFLLRRRRWF
- the corA_2 gene encoding magnesium/cobalt transporter CorA is translated as MIRSFIFSEGRLAGRDLELEALRLVRADKGLLLWIDLENPTEEETRFVLESVFAFHPLAIEDCLVPSSLPKIEDYEDYLFLVTHAVDFTRSDKFNTTELDLFLGKDFLVTFHRAPLRSIETLADRIARSTGVVARGPDRLAHSVIDHLIDLYKPVIDELRTEIEEIEARILGEKSPTLINDLLDIRGEVAHLRQIIRPQRDLINRLAHGETRLIRAVMLPYFRDLRDNLLRYEQTTASFADQILVSFDLYLNKSASEANEGIKVLTALTAITLPPIVIGTWYGMNFPIPEAASPWGYPIAGGITLCATAAMYFWCRRRGWI
- a CDS encoding PTS sugar transporter subunit IIA, which encodes MPSPISQLLDPSRVVLDIQSAKRTSAINEVARRLDGLPELTNFPAFYAELLARERLDTTCIGFEVALPHARTDHATTVLMAAGRRKEGIHFENCNQTVRLVFVLATPKQRAGDYLQVVGSLCRLLKDGSVRERLMRADTPEAFVQVFLEAESAKASPGPR